A genome region from Deinococcus sp. KNUC1210 includes the following:
- a CDS encoding sugar efflux transporter, with the protein MQSTLTTLARLPNYPRLSLAVLLVGLSTSVAGPYIPLFASTQAHMAPLPLGIFMTLLAMSGVLISLLLGRWSDRLPNRKPMVLLAVGAAATGFLLLCVTRSYLPLLLIVCVFLGTGAASFPQLFALAKAQLQGADPQASEHGITTLRSVFSLAWVVGPGLGALLVGNERYNTLFLTTAGLYTATALMVLLARTPPAVNRSSSGRPLPVSGPQIALWKIVTSFVLYGTSLSMGALALPLYVTHVLHGTTGQVGFLLGLCALLEIPIMLSFVFLPRRFSTHSLIVFAFALLALYFVMLWAAPGIVVLAAAQLLRAIVIAIAASLGMTYFQSLMPGRIGAATTLFANTTSIGSMLAGVVSGGFAQAFGYRSVFLVCGVFTLLAWGLLYSAGRRATRAQRG; encoded by the coding sequence ATGCAGTCCACGCTGACGACGCTCGCCCGCCTGCCCAACTATCCGCGTCTGTCGTTGGCCGTCCTGCTGGTGGGCCTGTCGACTTCGGTGGCCGGTCCGTATATTCCACTCTTTGCCTCGACGCAGGCGCACATGGCTCCCCTGCCGCTGGGCATTTTCATGACCCTGCTGGCGATGAGCGGTGTGCTGATCAGCCTGCTGCTGGGGCGCTGGTCCGACCGACTGCCCAACCGCAAGCCCATGGTGCTGCTGGCTGTCGGGGCAGCGGCCACCGGGTTTCTGCTGCTGTGCGTCACGCGCTCTTATCTGCCGCTGCTGCTGATCGTGTGCGTGTTTCTGGGCACGGGCGCGGCCTCGTTTCCGCAGCTGTTCGCGCTCGCCAAAGCGCAGCTCCAGGGAGCCGATCCGCAGGCGTCCGAACACGGCATCACCACCCTGCGCTCGGTGTTCTCGCTCGCCTGGGTGGTGGGGCCGGGGCTGGGCGCGCTGCTGGTGGGCAACGAGCGATACAACACCCTCTTTCTGACCACCGCCGGTCTGTACACCGCCACCGCCCTGATGGTGCTGTTGGCGCGGACTCCTCCCGCCGTCAACCGCAGCAGCAGCGGCAGACCCCTGCCGGTCAGCGGGCCACAGATCGCCCTGTGGAAGATCGTCACCAGCTTCGTGCTGTACGGCACGTCGCTCAGCATGGGCGCACTGGCGCTGCCGCTGTATGTGACACACGTGCTGCACGGCACAACCGGGCAGGTGGGCTTTCTGCTGGGGCTGTGCGCTCTGCTGGAAATTCCGATCATGCTCAGTTTCGTCTTTCTGCCCCGGCGGTTCTCCACCCACAGCCTGATCGTGTTCGCCTTTGCACTGCTGGCGCTGTATTTCGTGATGCTGTGGGCCGCGCCGGGCATCGTGGTCCTGGCGGCGGCGCAACTGCTGCGGGCCATCGTGATCGCCATCGCCGCCAGCCTGGGCATGACGTACTTCCAGTCGCTGATGCCGGGGCGCATCGGGGCAGCGACCACGCTGTTTGCCAACACCACCAGCATCGGCTCGATGCTCGCGGGCGTGGTGTCGGGCGGCTTCGCGCAGGCATTCGGCTACCGCTCGGTGTTTCTGGTCTGCGGCGTATTTACCCTGCTGGCCTGGGGGCTGCTGTACAGCGCCGGACGCCGGGCTACTCGGGCGCAACGGGGCTGA
- a CDS encoding superoxide dismutase: protein MKKLLLLSLGAFALAGCAPMMGMGMYTFSPQPSAPSGIVPVGTASIGESAGMTSTVIKLSGLAANTPYVAHYHNMGIDSTSPCASNGSAIMESKMVGVTDAGGTLTLSGSVADAALMDATYLNVHTASDTAGTPADPGVACTPVMVKK, encoded by the coding sequence ATGAAGAAGCTGCTGTTGTTGTCGCTCGGTGCCTTCGCGCTGGCTGGCTGCGCCCCGATGATGGGCATGGGGATGTATACCTTTTCGCCGCAGCCGAGTGCGCCGAGCGGCATCGTCCCGGTCGGAACGGCCAGCATCGGCGAGTCGGCGGGGATGACGAGCACCGTCATCAAGCTGTCGGGGCTGGCAGCCAATACGCCGTATGTGGCGCACTATCACAACATGGGCATCGACAGCACCTCGCCCTGTGCCAGCAACGGCTCTGCCATCATGGAAAGCAAGATGGTCGGAGTGACCGACGCGGGCGGCACCCTCACGCTCAGCGGCTCGGTGGCCGACGCCGCCCTGATGGACGCGACCTACCTGAACGTGCATACCGCCTCCGACACGGCGGGCACCCCAGCCGATCCCGGTGTGGCCTGTACGCCGGTCATGGTGAAGAAATAA
- a CDS encoding molybdenum cofactor guanylyltransferase, whose product MPAAAITAGGQSRRFGQDKALFVIGGQTLLERVAGSLTHFEPRLLVAPAGKYVQDGWQHLPDTRPGAGPLAGLEAALGAAPPGWLAFSAVDLPFLTQAYWTRLTDAVQPDVQAVYGLDASGRRQPLAALYRTAALPTVTALLDAGERRMLALLDALPGVALEWAQLQIFGERLYQNLNTPESAENAVRQRPILSSNEP is encoded by the coding sequence ATGCCAGCAGCAGCGATCACCGCAGGGGGCCAGTCGAGGCGCTTCGGGCAGGACAAGGCGCTGTTCGTGATCGGCGGCCAGACGCTGCTGGAACGGGTGGCAGGCAGCCTGACGCACTTCGAGCCGCGCCTGCTGGTCGCCCCGGCGGGAAAGTACGTGCAGGACGGCTGGCAACACCTTCCAGACACCCGCCCCGGAGCAGGGCCACTCGCCGGGCTGGAAGCTGCACTGGGCGCCGCGCCGCCCGGCTGGCTGGCCTTCAGCGCCGTCGATCTGCCGTTTCTGACGCAGGCCTACTGGACGAGGCTCACAGACGCGGTGCAGCCGGACGTGCAGGCGGTCTATGGACTGGACGCCAGCGGCAGGCGGCAACCCCTGGCAGCGCTGTACCGCACCGCCGCGCTTCCAACGGTGACGGCGCTGCTGGATGCAGGAGAACGGCGCATGCTGGCCCTGCTGGACGCTCTGCCGGGCGTGGCGCTGGAATGGGCGCAGCTTCAGATCTTCGGAGAGCGGCTCTATCAGAATCTCAATACCCCGGAGAGTGCCGAAAATGCGGTGAGGCAGCGGCCTATACTCAGCAGCAATGAACCCTGA
- a CDS encoding GMC family oxidoreductase — MNPDYVVVGAGAGGCVVARRLLDAGRTVLLIEAGGSDNHLFVTAPAAFSRLFRSRFDWAFLTEPQEHLNGRRLYWPRGKVLGGSTAINATIYIRGSQHDFAGWGDGWSWNDVLPAYQRIERFSGGESATRGGSGELPVGHRQHGSHDLSRRFVEAAAHSLHLSQPASFNDGTLEGAGLFESNHLRGERWSAFRAFLKPKLNDPKLTVLTHAQATRLLWDGTRAAGVQFLHQGRLKEVRTGGVILAGGAVQTPHLLMLSGAGPGDELRRHGLKVQTHLPGVGQNLQDHPATAMIFRSKLPSLDAQLNDLAALPYLLNRSGALTTNVAEAGAFVRSNAALDVPDLQYHFAPAFFREHGFQKEKGAFFSLGPVLVAPQSRGSITLGNADPLAAPRIDPRYLSDERDLTALVSGLKLAREIAAAHPLSEARGAEYLPGEQDLSAYVRREVETLYHPVGTCALGDDDASVVSKRLAVHGTEALWVADASVMPRIIHANTNATTMMIGERAAQFILQDTP, encoded by the coding sequence ATGAACCCTGACTATGTGGTGGTGGGCGCGGGCGCGGGCGGCTGCGTGGTGGCCCGCCGCCTGCTCGATGCGGGCCGGACCGTGCTGCTGATCGAGGCGGGCGGCTCTGACAACCATCTGTTCGTCACCGCTCCGGCAGCCTTCTCGCGGCTGTTCAGGAGCAGATTCGACTGGGCCTTTCTGACCGAGCCTCAGGAGCACCTGAACGGGCGCAGGCTCTACTGGCCGCGTGGCAAGGTGCTGGGCGGCAGCACCGCGATCAATGCCACCATCTATATTCGCGGCTCGCAGCACGATTTCGCGGGCTGGGGCGACGGCTGGAGCTGGAACGACGTGCTGCCCGCCTATCAGCGCATCGAACGGTTCAGCGGCGGAGAGAGCGCCACACGTGGCGGCAGCGGTGAGTTACCGGTCGGCCACCGGCAGCACGGTTCGCACGACCTGTCGCGGCGCTTCGTGGAGGCCGCCGCCCACAGCCTGCACCTTTCGCAGCCCGCCAGTTTCAACGACGGGACCCTGGAAGGCGCGGGGCTGTTCGAGTCCAACCACCTGCGGGGAGAGCGCTGGTCGGCGTTCCGGGCCTTTCTGAAGCCGAAACTGAACGACCCGAAGCTCACGGTGCTGACCCACGCGCAGGCCACCCGGCTGCTGTGGGACGGAACCCGCGCAGCAGGCGTGCAGTTTCTTCATCAGGGACGGCTGAAGGAAGTGCGGACGGGCGGGGTGATTCTGGCGGGCGGCGCGGTGCAGACCCCCCATCTGCTGATGCTGTCGGGGGCCGGGCCGGGCGACGAACTGCGGCGACACGGACTGAAGGTGCAGACCCACCTGCCGGGCGTGGGCCAGAATCTTCAGGACCACCCGGCGACGGCGATGATCTTCCGCTCGAAGCTGCCCTCGCTCGACGCCCAGCTCAACGATCTGGCGGCGCTTCCGTACCTGCTCAATCGCTCCGGCGCACTCACGACCAATGTGGCCGAGGCCGGCGCCTTCGTCCGGTCGAATGCGGCGCTGGACGTGCCCGATCTTCAGTACCATTTCGCGCCCGCCTTTTTCCGCGAGCACGGATTTCAGAAGGAGAAGGGCGCGTTCTTTTCGCTCGGCCCGGTGCTGGTAGCGCCGCAGTCACGCGGCAGCATCACGCTGGGCAACGCCGATCCGCTCGCCGCGCCGCGCATCGACCCGCGCTATCTGAGCGACGAACGCGACCTGACCGCGCTCGTGAGTGGCCTGAAGCTGGCCCGCGAGATCGCTGCCGCCCACCCGCTCTCGGAAGCCAGGGGCGCGGAATATCTGCCGGGCGAGCAGGATCTGAGCGCCTACGTGCGGCGCGAGGTGGAAACGCTGTATCACCCTGTCGGAACGTGTGCGCTGGGCGACGACGACGCTAGTGTGGTCAGCAAGCGGCTGGCAGTTCACGGCACCGAGGCGCTGTGGGTGGCCGACGCCAGTGTCATGCCGCGCATCATCCACGCCAACACCAACGCCACCACCATGATGATCGGTGAACGGGCGGCACAGTTCATCCTTCAGGACACTCCCTGA
- a CDS encoding RsmD family RNA methyltransferase, whose product MSLRILGGSAQGRSFSVPDSARPSGVRVRKSLFDLLAVRSPEGSFLDLHGGSGAISLEAASRGYTVTVVERDPAAVRTLTANARALGLRANVLQGDSGALLSKLPPHDLVFSDPPYTQDIAAFTVRVLASQVVAPGGTLIAQHPRQLRLPEAEGYTLERREYGSNALSLYIRTD is encoded by the coding sequence ATGAGTCTCAGAATCCTCGGCGGCAGTGCACAGGGCAGGAGTTTCTCGGTGCCGGACAGTGCGCGGCCCAGCGGCGTGCGGGTCCGCAAGAGCCTGTTCGATCTGCTGGCAGTGCGCTCCCCCGAAGGCAGCTTTCTCGATCTGCACGGCGGCAGCGGCGCAATCAGTCTGGAGGCGGCGAGCCGGGGCTACACCGTCACGGTGGTCGAGCGCGATCCGGCAGCCGTCAGAACCCTGACCGCGAATGCCCGCGCTCTGGGGCTGCGGGCCAACGTGCTTCAGGGCGATTCGGGAGCGCTGCTGTCCAAGCTGCCGCCTCACGATCTGGTGTTTTCCGATCCGCCGTATACCCAGGACATCGCGGCATTTACGGTGCGTGTGCTGGCCTCGCAGGTAGTCGCCCCGGGCGGCACGCTGATCGCCCAGCATCCCAGACAGCTGCGCTTGCCGGAAGCGGAAGGCTACACCCTGGAGCGGCGTGAATACGGCAGCAATGCCCTGAGCCTGTATATCCGGACGGACTGA
- a CDS encoding anti-sigma factor domain-containing protein: protein MLGSDSTHSESSFPDSDTLMDYALGFLSPEEAARVEAALEHSPTARAELEAYLNGLSDLVLDLPPEPLPVGAEDRLLARLNAELPDTPALPPQLAPAVTSAAQVSTVQGSPVVETVGLDGLEEESVVTPGAIPLPPRRNLLYPLLGAAAVVVLLVAVLPGLRGTTADQLATYRAQPGAVSSVVTAPTGQPIADVVRLKDGSAYVQMSATVALPGGKVYQAWKIVDKKPVSLGLFTGRGFIAKLPVGTVFAVTLEPVGGSPQPTSSPLFAQAI from the coding sequence ATGCTCGGCAGCGATTCCACACATTCTGAATCCTCCTTCCCCGACAGCGACACGCTGATGGACTACGCGCTGGGCTTTCTGTCTCCGGAGGAGGCTGCGCGGGTCGAAGCGGCGCTGGAGCACTCTCCCACGGCGCGTGCCGAGCTGGAAGCGTATCTGAACGGTCTGAGCGATCTGGTCCTCGACCTGCCGCCTGAACCGCTGCCAGTCGGCGCGGAAGACAGGCTGCTGGCCCGCCTGAATGCGGAACTGCCGGATACGCCAGCCCTGCCCCCACAGCTTGCGCCTGCCGTGACGAGTGCGGCCCAGGTCAGTACGGTGCAGGGCAGCCCGGTGGTGGAGACGGTCGGGCTAGACGGTCTGGAGGAAGAGAGCGTCGTCACCCCCGGGGCAATCCCCCTGCCTCCTCGCCGCAACCTGCTGTATCCACTGCTCGGCGCGGCAGCGGTCGTGGTGCTGCTGGTGGCGGTGTTGCCCGGTCTGCGCGGCACGACAGCCGATCAACTGGCGACGTACCGTGCTCAGCCCGGAGCCGTCTCCAGCGTGGTCACGGCACCCACCGGCCAGCCGATTGCCGACGTGGTGCGGCTGAAGGACGGCAGCGCCTACGTGCAGATGAGTGCCACCGTCGCGCTGCCGGGCGGCAAGGTCTACCAGGCCTGGAAGATCGTGGACAAGAAACCCGTGTCGCTGGGCCTGTTCACCGGGCGCGGCTTCATCGCCAAGCTGCCTGTCGGAACGGTCTTCGCGGTCACGCTGGAACCGGTGGGCGGCAGTCCACAGCCCACCAGTTCGCCGCTCTTCGCTCAGGCAATCTGA
- a CDS encoding ferritin-like domain-containing protein — translation MSENSNKPSRRQFLGTAGLVGAGAVLASCAPAMATPNKPNLDAAILNFALNLEYLEAAFYLAAVGRLGELKAIGGSAEIRLPSGFDGNTAMPFSDPNVKAYAQEIAQDELNHVIALRGALKTAAVDRPVLDIGPAFAAAANAAAYNAKLITAPATLSPAFNPYLNDLFFLHGAFIFEDVGVTAYHGAARLVTDDSAGGVLDTAAGILAVEAYHAGEVRALLFAQRATATPYGVNVAQLIGAISALRAAVGGGKDQGITSDNSATGAANIVPTDDNSVAFGRSTDEVLNIVYLGSKSKPGGFFPNGLNGAIK, via the coding sequence ATGAGCGAGAACAGCAACAAGCCGAGCCGTCGTCAGTTTTTGGGTACTGCTGGTCTGGTCGGAGCCGGAGCCGTGCTGGCGTCCTGCGCCCCCGCGATGGCGACGCCCAACAAGCCCAACCTCGACGCTGCCATCCTGAACTTCGCTCTGAACCTGGAGTACCTGGAAGCGGCGTTCTACCTGGCCGCCGTGGGTCGTCTGGGTGAACTGAAGGCCATCGGCGGCAGCGCCGAGATCCGGCTTCCCTCGGGCTTTGACGGCAACACCGCCATGCCCTTCAGCGATCCCAACGTCAAGGCCTACGCTCAGGAAATCGCCCAGGACGAGCTGAACCACGTCATCGCTCTGCGCGGCGCCCTGAAGACGGCTGCTGTGGATCGTCCTGTCCTCGACATCGGCCCGGCGTTCGCCGCCGCCGCCAACGCTGCGGCCTACAACGCCAAGCTGATCACCGCGCCTGCGACCCTGTCGCCTGCGTTCAACCCCTACCTGAACGACCTGTTCTTCCTGCACGGCGCGTTCATCTTCGAGGATGTGGGCGTGACGGCGTACCACGGTGCTGCTCGCCTCGTGACCGATGACAGCGCAGGTGGCGTGCTCGATACCGCTGCGGGCATTCTGGCGGTCGAGGCCTACCACGCGGGCGAAGTTCGCGCTCTGCTGTTCGCCCAGCGTGCAACCGCCACTCCCTACGGCGTCAATGTGGCCCAGCTCATCGGCGCGATCAGTGCGCTGCGGGCGGCTGTGGGCGGCGGCAAGGATCAGGGCATCACCTCCGACAACTCGGCCACCGGCGCCGCTAACATCGTGCCCACCGACGACAACAGCGTCGCGTTTGGCCGCAGCACCGACGAAGTGCTCAACATCGTCTACCTGGGTAGCAAGTCCAAGCCCGGCGGCTTCTTCCCCAATGGCCTGAACGGCGCCATCAAGTAA
- a CDS encoding twin-arginine translocase TatA/TatE family subunit codes for MPNLGFPEIMIILVVALLVFGPKKLPDLGRSLGNGIREFRKGTQGLKDELEGSLKAQDVPAPVVVPVVSPLKTEVHEG; via the coding sequence ATGCCCAATCTCGGATTTCCTGAAATCATGATCATTCTGGTGGTGGCCCTGCTGGTCTTCGGCCCCAAGAAGTTGCCCGACCTGGGCCGCAGCCTGGGGAACGGTATCCGCGAGTTCCGCAAGGGTACCCAGGGCCTCAAGGACGAACTCGAAGGCAGCCTGAAGGCCCAGGACGTGCCCGCCCCGGTGGTCGTTCCGGTGGTGTCTCCTCTGAAGACCGAAGTTCACGAGGGCTGA
- the coaD gene encoding pantetheine-phosphate adenylyltransferase has translation MNAVFPGSFDPITNGHMDVLARAAKIFDHVTVTVMHNARKQGRHLFTLEERLDILRAATAHLPNVSVDSFGGLLVDYMQQQNKGIIVRGLRAVSDYEYELQIAHLNRQLGEVETVFIMAATRWSFVSSSMAREIASYQGDISSMVPFASAEALRRKFAPALSPVAPE, from the coding sequence ATGAATGCTGTGTTTCCCGGAAGCTTCGACCCGATCACCAACGGGCATATGGACGTGCTGGCGCGAGCTGCCAAGATTTTCGACCATGTGACCGTGACGGTGATGCACAACGCCCGCAAACAGGGCAGACACCTGTTCACCCTGGAAGAGCGGCTCGATATTCTGCGGGCGGCTACCGCTCATCTGCCCAACGTGAGTGTGGACAGCTTCGGTGGCCTGCTCGTCGATTACATGCAGCAGCAGAATAAGGGCATCATCGTGCGTGGGCTGCGGGCGGTCAGCGACTACGAATACGAACTTCAGATCGCGCATCTGAACCGTCAGCTGGGCGAGGTCGAGACGGTGTTCATCATGGCGGCGACGCGCTGGAGTTTCGTGTCGAGCAGTATGGCCCGCGAGATTGCCAGCTATCAGGGCGACATCAGCAGCATGGTGCCGTTTGCGAGTGCCGAGGCGCTGCGCCGAAAATTCGCGCCTGCCCTCAGCCCCGTTGCGCCCGAGTAG
- the sodA gene encoding superoxide dismutase: MPFTLPKLPYAYDALEPHIDTRTMEIHHTKHHQTYIDNANKALEGTEWADKSAEEIVSALDSLPADKKNVLRNNAGGHFNHSLFWTVLGGQGGSQPSGELSSAIDEAFGSFDAFKEKFEDAAKTRFGSGWAWLVVKDGKLSVVSTANQDSPLMGDAVAGVSGTPILGVDVWEHAYYLNYQNKRPDYLKAFWNVVNWDEVSRRYAEAK, encoded by the coding sequence ATGCCATTTACCCTTCCCAAGCTTCCCTATGCCTACGACGCGCTGGAACCCCACATCGACACCCGCACCATGGAGATTCACCACACCAAGCACCACCAGACCTACATCGACAACGCCAACAAGGCTCTGGAAGGAACCGAGTGGGCCGACAAGAGCGCCGAGGAGATCGTCTCGGCCCTCGACAGCCTGCCCGCCGACAAGAAGAACGTGCTGCGGAACAACGCGGGCGGCCACTTCAACCACAGCCTGTTCTGGACGGTGCTAGGCGGTCAGGGCGGCAGCCAGCCGAGCGGCGAACTGAGCAGCGCCATCGACGAGGCCTTCGGGTCGTTCGACGCCTTCAAGGAGAAGTTCGAGGACGCCGCCAAGACCCGTTTCGGCAGCGGCTGGGCGTGGCTGGTCGTGAAGGACGGCAAGCTGAGCGTGGTCAGCACCGCCAACCAGGACAGCCCGCTGATGGGCGACGCCGTGGCCGGTGTCAGCGGCACCCCGATCCTCGGTGTGGACGTGTGGGAGCACGCGTACTACCTGAACTACCAGAACAAGCGCCCCGACTACCTGAAGGCCTTCTGGAACGTGGTCAACTGGGACGAGGTTTCCCGCCGCTACGCCGAAGCGAAGTAA
- a CDS encoding aldehyde dehydrogenase family protein, with protein sequence MTERVHTADKDAAQPELREVFRLQRAGRWLVAQTSAWERRELLKRLYGAIKAQRVSLAAALERDLGKSRAEAETSEIRQVIDEIRHARRHLDHWMQPQRVPTPPTLAGSRSEIRSEALGTVLILSPWNYPFYLTLGPLIGALAAGNSAVLKVSEKAPHTARAIRTLIESVFPPSLVAVVEGGPDTASALLDLPFDHFFFTGGAKVGRLVMEAAARHGAGVTLELGGKSPAIVTRSADLRLAARRIAWAKFLNAGQTCVAPDYVLVPQELEERFLLEVDEAVQHSFGGTSWQRLGPDYGRMIDAAAVERMQALTDDSVKAGARLVTGGEFDAARRFASPTVLGGVRVGMPVMDGELFGPVLPVLPYRHLDDALEVIQTREKPLALYLFAQNSQEVNEVQARTSSGSMVVNGAIIQLTNPNLPFGGVGASGHGSYHGIHGFRTFSHQRAVLYEPALSPVALILPPYGRPAARLTSWALRKLGS encoded by the coding sequence ATGACCGAACGAGTACATACCGCCGACAAGGACGCCGCTCAACCGGAACTCCGCGAGGTCTTCCGGCTCCAGCGGGCGGGGCGCTGGCTGGTGGCACAGACGAGCGCGTGGGAGCGGCGCGAACTTCTGAAGCGGCTGTACGGAGCGATCAAGGCGCAGCGCGTGAGCCTCGCGGCGGCGCTCGAACGCGACCTGGGCAAGAGCCGCGCCGAAGCCGAGACCTCGGAGATTCGTCAGGTGATCGACGAGATTCGCCATGCCCGCAGACATCTGGACCACTGGATGCAGCCGCAACGCGTGCCGACACCCCCCACGCTGGCCGGGTCGCGCAGCGAGATTCGCAGCGAGGCGCTCGGCACGGTCCTGATCCTGAGCCCATGGAATTACCCGTTCTATCTGACGCTGGGGCCGCTGATCGGAGCGCTGGCCGCCGGAAACAGCGCCGTGCTGAAGGTCAGCGAGAAGGCCCCTCATACGGCGCGGGCCATTCGCACGCTGATCGAGTCGGTCTTTCCGCCCAGTCTGGTGGCGGTGGTCGAGGGCGGACCGGACACCGCGAGCGCCCTGCTCGATCTGCCCTTCGACCATTTCTTCTTCACGGGCGGCGCGAAGGTGGGGCGGCTGGTGATGGAAGCGGCGGCGCGGCACGGAGCGGGCGTCACGCTGGAACTGGGCGGCAAGTCTCCGGCCATCGTGACCCGCAGCGCCGATCTGCGGCTGGCCGCTCGCCGGATCGCCTGGGCCAAATTCCTGAATGCCGGACAGACCTGCGTGGCTCCCGACTACGTGCTGGTGCCGCAGGAACTCGAAGAGCGCTTTCTGCTGGAAGTCGACGAAGCCGTTCAGCACTCGTTTGGCGGCACGTCGTGGCAGCGACTGGGGCCGGATTACGGGCGCATGATCGACGCGGCGGCAGTGGAACGCATGCAGGCGCTGACCGATGACAGCGTGAAGGCCGGAGCGCGGCTGGTGACCGGGGGCGAATTCGATGCCGCCCGCCGTTTTGCCTCTCCGACCGTGCTGGGCGGCGTGCGCGTCGGCATGCCCGTGATGGACGGCGAACTCTTCGGCCCGGTGCTGCCGGTGCTGCCGTATCGCCACCTTGACGACGCGCTGGAGGTGATTCAGACCCGGGAAAAGCCGCTGGCACTGTACCTGTTCGCGCAGAACAGCCAGGAGGTAAATGAGGTGCAGGCCCGCACCAGCAGCGGCAGCATGGTGGTCAATGGCGCGATCATCCAGCTCACCAATCCGAATCTGCCCTTCGGCGGCGTGGGCGCGAGCGGACACGGCAGCTATCACGGAATCCACGGGTTCCGCACCTTCTCGCACCAGCGGGCCGTGCTGTACGAACCCGCGCTCAGCCCGGTCGCGCTGATCCTGCCGCCGTATGGCCGCCCCGCCGCCCGGCTGACCTCGTGGGCGCTGCGAAAACTGGGAAGCTGA
- a CDS encoding RNA polymerase sigma factor gives MTLTDEDLIDQMAHGQQEALRELHARYAPYLYSMGRRMLRDQGDTESCVQDAFLNAWKAAVRFDRRLASAKTWLVTIAHRRFLQALRDRPDTSLPIEEWDAPTAAADPTDTLLAQKAVEVLDVGERQLIELAYYQGHSHAEVAELTGLPLGTVKTRLRSALARMKIHLGGD, from the coding sequence ATGACCCTAACCGACGAAGACCTGATCGATCAGATGGCCCACGGCCAACAGGAAGCGCTGCGCGAGCTGCACGCCAGGTACGCGCCGTATCTGTACAGCATGGGACGGCGGATGTTGCGCGACCAGGGCGACACCGAGAGCTGCGTGCAGGACGCCTTCCTGAATGCCTGGAAAGCCGCCGTGCGTTTTGATCGCCGCCTCGCCAGCGCCAAGACCTGGCTCGTCACCATCGCGCATCGCCGCTTTCTTCAGGCCCTGCGTGACCGGCCCGATACCAGTCTGCCCATCGAGGAATGGGACGCACCCACCGCCGCCGCCGATCCGACAGATACTCTGCTTGCCCAGAAAGCGGTCGAAGTTCTGGACGTGGGAGAGCGGCAGTTGATAGAACTGGCCTACTACCAGGGCCACAGCCACGCGGAAGTCGCGGAGCTGACCGGGCTTCCGCTCGGAACGGTCAAGACCCGTCTGCGCTCGGCCCTGGCCCGCATGAAGATTCACCTGGGAGGTGATTAA
- a CDS encoding RluA family pseudouridine synthase — MNSPGILTLLAHAGRLDSVLSDLSGVSRSQVSGWIEAGQVQVGGQVVQRSSHKLRGGETIEVDVPPPAISHVEAEQIALDVIYEDDALIAVNKPPGMVTHPAPGVVSGTLVNALLGRMTLPAQDGFAQDGSYRPGIVHRLDKDTSGVIVVAKTVEDHARLSHSFKERETRKTYLAIAAGQWKAQGPVQVDAPIGRHTVARQRMTVGGAGAREAQTLFTPLAAFPDGHGRTLALVQAQPRTGRTHQIRVHLLHLGSPILGDTVYGRPSEVMGRQALHAWKLELPHPRSGEMLHLYASPPDDLLSAWTALGGTLPEAVLTGPPGDPRDF, encoded by the coding sequence ATGAACTCACCCGGGATACTCACGCTGCTGGCCCATGCCGGACGGCTCGACAGTGTGCTGAGCGACCTGTCGGGCGTCAGTCGTTCGCAGGTCAGCGGGTGGATCGAGGCCGGACAGGTGCAGGTGGGAGGACAGGTGGTGCAGCGCAGCAGCCACAAACTGCGCGGCGGCGAAACGATAGAGGTAGACGTGCCGCCGCCCGCCATTTCCCACGTAGAGGCCGAGCAGATCGCGCTCGACGTGATCTATGAGGATGACGCGCTGATCGCCGTCAACAAGCCGCCGGGCATGGTGACGCACCCGGCCCCCGGCGTCGTCAGCGGGACGCTCGTCAATGCACTGCTGGGCCGCATGACCCTGCCCGCGCAGGACGGCTTCGCGCAGGACGGCAGCTATCGCCCCGGCATCGTCCACCGGCTCGACAAGGACACCAGCGGTGTGATCGTGGTCGCCAAGACCGTCGAAGATCACGCCCGGCTGAGCCACTCGTTCAAGGAACGCGAAACCCGCAAAACGTATCTGGCAATCGCGGCGGGGCAATGGAAGGCGCAGGGGCCGGTGCAGGTCGATGCACCAATCGGGCGACACACGGTGGCCCGCCAGCGCATGACGGTGGGCGGTGCTGGCGCAAGGGAGGCTCAGACGCTGTTTACGCCGCTCGCCGCCTTTCCCGATGGACACGGGCGGACGCTGGCACTGGTGCAGGCACAGCCGCGCACCGGACGCACACACCAGATCCGGGTACATCTGCTGCATCTGGGCAGCCCGATTCTGGGCGACACCGTGTACGGGCGGCCCAGCGAGGTGATGGGCCGACAGGCGCTGCATGCCTGGAAGCTGGAATTGCCGCACCCACGCAGCGGGGAAATGCTGCACCTGTACGCCAGTCCACCCGACGATCTGCTGAGCGCCTGGACGGCTCTGGGCGGCACGCTGCCAGAAGCGGTGCTGACAGGGCCTCCCGGCGATCCCCGCGATTTCTGA